The following proteins come from a genomic window of Bradyrhizobium paxllaeri:
- a CDS encoding acyl-CoA thioesterase translates to MLTKSPHLFDDATRVTAGDSCWQGKTSPDYWAFVGPFGGCTAATILRALMEHPQRAGDPLSLTVNFCAPVAEGAFDLDVRLVKANRSSQHWCVEMTQSGGDVATLATAVFAERRPSWSHQQVKFPDAAPFAQARSFPNTPMTWTHQYDFRFVEGEPSFYGSPAAEPLDAFSKQWIGDRVPRKVDMLSLMSMSDAFFGRVFLARRELVPFGTVSITTYFHTASEELAGEDITHVLAAADARIFHRSYGDQHGELWSPSGRLLATTTQIAYFKA, encoded by the coding sequence ATGCTCACCAAATCCCCTCACCTCTTCGACGACGCAACACGGGTAACCGCCGGCGATAGCTGCTGGCAGGGCAAGACCAGCCCGGACTATTGGGCCTTTGTCGGCCCGTTCGGCGGCTGCACGGCAGCGACGATCCTGCGCGCGCTGATGGAGCATCCGCAGCGGGCGGGCGATCCGTTGTCACTTACCGTGAATTTCTGCGCGCCGGTGGCGGAAGGCGCTTTCGATCTCGACGTACGGCTGGTCAAGGCCAACCGTTCGAGCCAGCACTGGTGCGTGGAGATGACGCAGAGCGGCGGCGACGTTGCGACGCTGGCGACCGCTGTGTTCGCCGAGCGCCGGCCGTCATGGTCGCACCAGCAGGTGAAATTTCCGGACGCCGCGCCGTTCGCGCAGGCACGCTCGTTTCCGAACACGCCGATGACCTGGACGCACCAGTATGATTTCCGCTTTGTCGAGGGCGAGCCGAGTTTCTACGGCTCGCCCGCGGCGGAGCCGCTCGATGCCTTCTCCAAGCAGTGGATCGGCGACCGCGTGCCGCGAAAGGTCGACATGCTGTCGCTGATGTCGATGTCGGATGCCTTCTTCGGCCGGGTGTTTCTGGCGCGGCGGGAACTTGTTCCATTCGGCACGGTGTCAATCACCACGTATTTTCATACCGCGTCGGAAGAGCTGGCGGGCGAGGACATCACGCACGTGCTGGCGGCCGCCGACGCCCGGATTTTCCACAGGAGTTACGGCGACCAGCACGGCGAATTGTGGTCACCCTCGGGGCGCCTGCTCGCAACCACGACGCAAATCGCTTATTTCAAGGCGTAG
- a CDS encoding glycogen/starch/alpha-glucan phosphorylase, which translates to MNVLQEQFPGNYPAPGQPVDELALAEIKGAILAKLRLAIGKDAGMATRRDWYKAAALALRDRIVHRWLTAEKESYDAGSKRVYYLSLEFLIGRLFTDGLNNMGLLPVFETALGDLGVGLNDLRKCEPDAALGNGGLGRLAACFMESMATLAVPAIGYGIRYDFGLFRQIISHGWQQEYPDEWLSFGNPWEFQRAEVVYHIHFGGHVDHVDDRGRDRATWRPAETVQAVAYDTPIVGWRGQHVNALRLWSARSPDPLRLDVFNTGDYLGAVAEEARAESICKFLYPNDESPAGRELRLRQEYFFVSASLQDLVKRHLASDGQLRNLPSKVAVQLNDTHPSLAVTELMRILVDLHNFRWDEAWKLTVATLSYTNHTLLPEALETWPVELFERLLPRHLEIIYRINAAHLALADQRCPGDIEYRASVSLIDEKSGRRVRMGQLAFVGSHRINGVSAMHSDLMKETVFHDLNHLYPGRITNKTNGITFRRWLMLANPKLTGLMREVCGEAVLDDFSLFERLEARASDNAFQQRFREVKHHNKVALARVINERLGTKIDPSALFDIQIKRIHEYKRQLLNVVETIALYQAIKDEPQRDWVPRVKIFAGKAAASYRYAKLIIKLINDVAEVVNNDPDVAGRLKVVFLADYNVSLAEVIIPAADLSEQISTAGMEASGTGNMKLALNGALTIGTLDGANIEIRDHVGAENIAIFGLEAGDVMIRRKQGLDASDIIRRSPRLARAITAIESGAFSPDDPARFASIGHALRYLDHYMVSADFDSYYETQRGVDARWRVIPAWTRASILNVARMPWFSSDRTIREYAEDIWHVPVRAAPVPEAEAQRGATR; encoded by the coding sequence ATCAACGTGTTGCAGGAACAATTCCCGGGGAACTATCCGGCGCCGGGGCAGCCGGTCGACGAATTGGCGCTGGCCGAGATCAAGGGCGCCATTCTCGCCAAGCTCCGTCTTGCGATCGGCAAGGACGCGGGCATGGCGACGCGGCGCGACTGGTACAAGGCGGCCGCGCTGGCGCTGCGCGACCGCATCGTGCACCGCTGGCTGACGGCCGAGAAGGAGAGCTACGACGCCGGCAGCAAGCGCGTTTATTATCTCTCGCTCGAATTCCTGATCGGCCGCTTGTTCACCGACGGGTTGAACAATATGGGCCTGTTGCCGGTGTTCGAGACGGCGCTCGGCGATCTCGGCGTCGGCCTGAACGATTTGCGCAAATGCGAGCCGGATGCGGCGCTCGGCAATGGTGGCCTCGGGCGGCTCGCGGCGTGTTTCATGGAGAGCATGGCGACGCTGGCCGTTCCCGCCATCGGCTACGGCATCCGCTACGATTTCGGCCTGTTCCGCCAGATCATTTCGCATGGCTGGCAGCAGGAATATCCGGACGAATGGCTGAGTTTCGGCAACCCCTGGGAATTCCAGCGGGCCGAGGTGGTCTATCACATCCACTTCGGCGGCCATGTCGATCATGTCGACGACCGCGGGCGCGACCGCGCGACCTGGCGTCCGGCGGAAACCGTGCAAGCGGTCGCCTACGACACGCCGATCGTCGGCTGGCGCGGCCAGCACGTCAACGCGCTGCGGCTGTGGTCGGCCCGCTCGCCCGATCCCTTGCGGCTCGACGTCTTCAACACCGGCGATTACCTCGGCGCGGTTGCCGAAGAAGCGCGCGCAGAATCGATCTGCAAATTCCTCTATCCGAACGACGAGAGCCCGGCCGGGCGTGAACTCCGGCTGCGGCAGGAATATTTCTTCGTCTCCGCCTCGCTGCAGGATCTGGTCAAGCGGCACCTCGCGTCTGACGGACAGTTGCGCAATCTCCCCTCCAAGGTCGCGGTGCAGCTCAACGATACCCATCCGAGCCTCGCCGTCACCGAGTTGATGCGCATCCTGGTCGACCTGCACAATTTCCGCTGGGACGAAGCGTGGAAGCTCACGGTGGCGACGCTGTCCTACACCAATCACACGCTGCTGCCGGAAGCGCTGGAGACCTGGCCGGTCGAACTGTTCGAGCGGCTGCTGCCGCGGCATCTCGAAATCATCTACCGCATCAATGCCGCGCATCTGGCGCTGGCCGATCAGCGTTGCCCGGGCGACATCGAATATCGCGCCTCGGTCTCGTTGATCGACGAGAAAAGTGGCCGCCGGGTGCGGATGGGACAGCTCGCTTTCGTCGGCTCGCACCGCATCAACGGCGTCTCGGCGATGCATTCCGACCTGATGAAGGAGACCGTGTTCCACGATCTCAACCACCTCTATCCCGGCCGCATCACCAACAAGACCAACGGCATCACCTTCCGTCGCTGGCTGATGCTGGCCAATCCGAAGCTGACCGGCCTGATGCGCGAGGTCTGTGGCGAGGCCGTGCTCGACGATTTCTCCCTGTTCGAGCGCCTCGAGGCCCGCGCCAGCGACAATGCCTTCCAGCAGCGCTTTCGCGAGGTCAAGCACCACAACAAGGTGGCGCTGGCGCGGGTGATCAACGAGCGCCTCGGTACCAAGATCGATCCGTCGGCGCTGTTCGACATACAGATCAAGCGCATCCACGAATACAAGCGGCAATTGCTCAACGTCGTCGAGACCATCGCGCTGTACCAGGCGATCAAGGATGAGCCGCAGCGCGACTGGGTGCCGCGGGTGAAAATCTTCGCCGGCAAGGCGGCGGCGAGCTACCGCTACGCCAAGCTGATCATCAAGCTGATCAACGACGTCGCCGAAGTCGTCAACAACGATCCTGATGTCGCGGGACGGCTGAAGGTGGTCTTCCTTGCCGACTACAATGTCAGCCTCGCCGAGGTGATCATTCCGGCCGCCGATCTCTCCGAGCAGATTTCGACCGCCGGCATGGAGGCCTCCGGCACCGGCAACATGAAGCTGGCGCTCAACGGCGCCCTGACCATCGGCACGCTCGACGGCGCCAATATCGAAATCCGCGACCACGTCGGCGCGGAAAACATCGCGATCTTCGGCCTGGAGGCCGGCGACGTCATGATCCGGCGCAAGCAGGGGCTGGATGCGAGCGATATCATCCGTCGCTCGCCGCGGCTGGCGCGGGCCATCACCGCGATCGAGAGCGGCGCGTTCTCGCCCGACGATCCCGCCCGCTTCGCTTCCATCGGCCATGCGCTGCGCTACCTCGACCATTACATGGTCTCGGCCGACTTCGATTCCTATTACGAGACGCAGCGCGGCGTCGACGCCCGCTGGCGGGTGATACCGGCCTGGACCCGCGCCTCGATTCTCAACGTGGCGCGGATGCCGTGGTTCTCCTCCGACCGCACCATCCGGGAGTATGCCGAGGATATCTGGCACGTTCCAGTGCGGGCTGCGCCGGTGCCGGAGGCCGAGGCCCAGCGCGGGGCGACGCGGTAG
- a CDS encoding DUF2865 domain-containing protein, translating into MRTELAFSRVRRRATFVAAATLVGALTLTPGSVSAEGLFDFLFGGIQKQQTRQAPSPANFFADPFGNHQPPQAAPAPRVAGSGGPAFCVRSCDGKYFPLTMRGNVSPVQTCQAFCPASATKVFYGSNIDHATASGGERYADSENAYAYRKALRADCTCNGRSPSGLAPVDLALDTSLRSGDVIATTDGLVAYTGVRLGADQTAEFTPVASYPGLTAEVRARLGEMKVAPVSAETVAANAPLPETSRDADLPTASIPKTVKPKAAKRAEVN; encoded by the coding sequence TTGCGTACAGAGTTGGCTTTTTCGCGCGTGCGGCGCCGCGCGACGTTTGTGGCCGCCGCGACCCTTGTGGGCGCGCTCACGCTGACGCCCGGCAGCGTCTCCGCCGAAGGCCTGTTCGATTTCCTGTTCGGCGGCATCCAGAAGCAGCAGACGCGGCAGGCCCCTTCGCCGGCCAACTTCTTCGCCGATCCGTTCGGCAACCATCAGCCGCCCCAGGCCGCACCGGCGCCGCGCGTTGCCGGCTCCGGCGGCCCTGCGTTCTGCGTGCGTAGCTGCGACGGCAAATATTTTCCGCTGACCATGCGCGGCAATGTTTCGCCGGTTCAGACCTGCCAGGCCTTCTGCCCGGCGAGCGCGACCAAGGTGTTTTACGGCAGCAACATCGATCATGCGACCGCGAGCGGCGGCGAGCGCTATGCCGACAGCGAAAACGCCTACGCCTACCGCAAGGCGCTGAGAGCCGATTGCACCTGCAACGGCCGAAGCCCGTCCGGGCTTGCGCCGGTCGATCTCGCGCTCGACACCTCGCTCCGCTCTGGCGACGTCATCGCCACCACCGACGGTCTCGTCGCCTACACGGGCGTGCGCCTCGGTGCCGACCAGACCGCCGAGTTCACGCCCGTCGCCTCCTATCCCGGCCTCACGGCGGAGGTCCGCGCCCGGCTCGGTGAAATGAAGGTCGCACCGGTCAGCGCAGAAACGGTCGCGGCGAACGCGCCACTCCCGGAAACAAGCCGCGACGCCGATCTGCCGACGGCTTCCATCCCGAAGACGGTCAAGCCGAAAGCGGCGAAGCGGGCGGAAGTGAATTAG